A stretch of Zonotrichia leucophrys gambelii isolate GWCS_2022_RI chromosome 19, RI_Zleu_2.0, whole genome shotgun sequence DNA encodes these proteins:
- the NCF1 gene encoding neutrophil cytosol factor 1, with the protein MGDAFIRHIELLGYEKRFFPSQHYVYMFLVKWNDLSEKVVYRRFTEIYEFHKALKEMFPIESGDINIENRIIPHLPAPKWFDGQRSTQNRQGTLAEYCYTLVNLPHKISRCLHVVNFFKVRHDDMNPVTDSQIKKPEVFLLPKDSKKNLTDITGPIVLQTYRAIADYEKSSTSEMALKAGDMVDVVEKSENGWWFCQLKNKRGWVPAAYLEPLDGPDESEEQEPNYAGEAYVVQKSYTAVEEDELTLKEGDTIEVIHKLLDGWWVIRKDETTGYYPSMYLQKAGEVNTSVKSELRNRGAPPRRSTIRNVKSIHKQGRKQISQETYRRNSKKYIQNQRKIRGNSQSKANVIIEKNEPEDNKPKAQPAVPPRPSKDLILNRCTESTWRKIL; encoded by the exons atggggGACGCCTTCATCCGGCACATCGAACTGCTGGGCTACGAGAAAAGGTTTTTCCCCAGCCAGCACTAT GTCTACATGTTCCTGGTGAAGTGGAATGACCTCTCCGAAAAGGTCGTCTATCGCCGCTTCACTGAGATATATGAGTTCCAC aaagcGCTGAAGGAGATGTTCCCCATTGAATCCGGGGACATCAACATAGAGAACCGGATCATCCCGCACTTGCCAG ccccaaagtGGTTTGATGGGCAGCGCTCAACCCAGAACAGGCAGGGCACACTGGCTGAGTACTGCTACACGCTGGTGAACCTGCCCCACAAGATCTCCCGGTGCCTGCACGTGGTCAACTTCTTCAAAGTCCGTCACGATGACATGAACCCTGTCACAGACAGCCA GATCAAGAAGCCTGAGGTGTTCCTCCTGCCAAAGGATTCCAAGAAAAACCTCACTG ACATCACGGGCCCCATTGTCCTGCAAACGTACCGAGCCATTGCCGACTACGAGAAGAGCTCCACATCTGAGATGGCTCTCAAGGCTGGGGACATGGTGGATGTCGTGGAGAAGAGTGAGAATG GCTGGTGGTTTTGTCAGCTGAAGAATAAACGAGGCTGGGTACCTGCTGCCTATCTGGAGCCACTGGATGGTCCTGATGAGTCTGAAGAGCAGGAGCCTAATTATGCAG GTGAAGCGTACGTGGTCCAGAAAAGCTACACTGCTGTGGAGGAGGATGAGCTGACCCTCAAGGAGGGTGACACCATTGAAGTCATCCACAAGCTCCTGGATGGCTGGTGGGTCATCAG AAAGGATGAAACCACAGGTTATTACCCCTCCATGTACCTGCAGAAAGCTGGGGAGGTGAACACCTCTGTGAAGAGCGAGCTGAGGAACCGGGGTGCTCCTCCACGGAG ATCCACCATCCGAAATGTGAAGAGCATCCACAAGCAGGGCCGGAAGCAAATCAGCCAGGAGACCTACAGGAGGAACAGCAAGAAGTACATCCAGAACCAGAGGAAAATCCGGGGAAATTCCCAGAGCAAGGCCAATGTCATCA TCGAGAAAAATGAGCCAGAGGACAACAAGCCCAAGGCTCAACCTGCTGTTCCTCCCCGTCCCAGCAAGGACCTCATCCTGAACCGCTGCACTGAGAGCACGTGGAGGAAGATCCTGTGA